The following proteins are co-located in the Diaphorobacter sp. HDW4B genome:
- a CDS encoding Ldh family oxidoreductase — MQDQPSSATAKPAQVHVPFDELRALLQQIFERNGCSDQVAAVLADNCASAQRDGAQSHGVFRMAGYVSTLKSGWVDGKAVPVVEDKAPGFLSVDAANGFAQPAFFAAKDQLIAKARTNGIALLAIQGSHHFAALWPDVEPLAREGLVALTVVNSMACVVPSGGSKALFGTNPIAFAAPRENGDPVVFDLATSATAHGDIQLAARAGHAVPHGYGVDKNGKGTTNPKEILEGGALLPFGGEHGAHKGSALSMMVELLAAALTGGNFSFEFDWSEHPGAQSPYTGQLIIAIDPSFSNGKNFAQRSEKLVQSMADAGQTRQPGARRYEQRARSMAHGVPIDADRWAQLQQLAGIAHA, encoded by the coding sequence ATGCAGGATCAGCCCTCCTCCGCCACCGCCAAGCCCGCCCAGGTCCACGTCCCTTTCGATGAACTGCGCGCGTTGCTGCAGCAGATTTTCGAGCGCAATGGTTGCAGCGACCAAGTCGCTGCCGTGCTCGCGGACAACTGCGCGTCGGCGCAGCGCGATGGCGCACAAAGCCATGGTGTGTTTCGCATGGCGGGTTATGTGTCGACGCTGAAAAGTGGCTGGGTCGATGGCAAGGCTGTGCCGGTCGTGGAGGACAAGGCGCCCGGATTTCTGAGCGTGGATGCGGCGAACGGATTCGCGCAACCGGCGTTCTTCGCGGCCAAGGATCAGCTCATCGCCAAGGCCCGCACCAACGGCATCGCGCTGCTGGCGATTCAGGGGTCGCACCATTTCGCGGCGCTGTGGCCCGATGTGGAGCCGCTCGCGCGCGAAGGCCTGGTGGCGCTCACGGTGGTCAACAGCATGGCCTGTGTGGTGCCCAGTGGCGGCAGCAAGGCGCTGTTCGGCACCAACCCGATTGCGTTCGCCGCGCCGCGTGAAAACGGCGACCCCGTCGTCTTCGATCTCGCCACAAGCGCAACCGCGCATGGCGACATCCAGCTTGCCGCACGTGCGGGCCATGCGGTACCGCATGGCTACGGCGTGGACAAGAACGGCAAGGGCACGACCAATCCCAAGGAGATTCTGGAAGGCGGTGCGCTGCTGCCCTTTGGCGGCGAGCATGGCGCGCACAAGGGCTCGGCGCTGTCGATGATGGTCGAGCTGCTGGCTGCAGCGCTCACCGGCGGCAACTTCTCGTTCGAGTTCGATTGGAGCGAGCATCCCGGCGCGCAGTCGCCCTACACCGGCCAGCTCATCATCGCCATCGATCCGTCGTTCTCCAACGGCAAGAACTTCGCGCAACGCAGCGAAAAGCTTGTGCAGTCCATGGCCGATGCGGGGCAGACCCGCCAACCGGGCGCGCGGCGCTACGAGCAACGAGCCCGTTCAATGGCGCATGGCGTGCCCATCGACGCCGATCGTTGGGCGCAGCTTCAGCAGTTGGCAGGAATTGCGCATGCCTGA
- the ggt gene encoding gamma-glutamyltransferase: MAQPPRSAHRVLLPIAVACLLLSACSGTPSLKLPPAALQPEGSSGYTEKPGWATTKFAVAAANPLATEAGYKVLQAGGSALDAAIAVQMVLTLVEPQSSGIGGGAFLLHAQGSKVEAYDGREVAPAAATENLFLGKDGKPLPFIEGVVGGRSVGVPGVVRMLELAHKEHGKLPWAKLFEPAIDLAENGFKVSARLNTLLSNEKYLANDPTARVYFFDAAGKPWPVGHTLKNPELAKVLTDISKNGSKALLEGEVAKAIVDKVNSHPTNPGQMTLADLAAYQPKKREAFCTDYQLAARTYRMCGFPPPSSGAIAIAQILGILKNTNATSMPLGDGLTGPGDPLGPLPSADWLYLYNEAARLAFADRAQYVADPDFVQPPAGNWKSLVDPAYLASRAKLIGDKSMNVAQPGKPGEVKTSYAPMPDQIEHGTSHISVVDAQGNAVAMTTTIEDQFGSRQMVKGFLLNNELTDFSFAPKDANGAPIANRVQPGKRPRSSMAPTLVFDKTDDKLLMSGGSPGGAIIIHYTGKLLYGIFNWGLTPQQAINLPNFGSLNGPTMLEEKRFPESTVSALRARGAEVREMNMTSGLQAITRAEIHGQKMWLGGADPRREGVVMGD; encoded by the coding sequence ATGGCCCAGCCACCACGAAGCGCCCATCGCGTCCTGCTGCCCATCGCGGTTGCCTGTCTTTTGTTGAGCGCCTGCTCCGGCACTCCGTCGCTCAAGCTCCCGCCCGCCGCCCTGCAGCCCGAAGGTTCCTCCGGCTACACCGAAAAGCCCGGCTGGGCGACGACGAAATTCGCGGTGGCTGCGGCCAATCCACTTGCCACCGAAGCGGGCTACAAAGTGCTGCAGGCAGGAGGCAGCGCCCTCGATGCGGCGATTGCCGTACAGATGGTGCTCACGCTGGTCGAGCCGCAATCGAGCGGCATCGGCGGCGGTGCATTTTTGCTGCACGCGCAGGGCAGCAAGGTGGAGGCATATGACGGTCGCGAAGTCGCCCCCGCAGCCGCCACCGAGAACCTTTTCCTCGGCAAGGACGGCAAGCCCCTGCCCTTCATCGAAGGCGTGGTCGGTGGTCGCTCGGTCGGCGTGCCCGGCGTGGTGCGCATGCTGGAACTCGCGCACAAGGAGCACGGCAAACTGCCCTGGGCCAAGCTGTTCGAGCCCGCCATCGATCTGGCCGAAAACGGCTTCAAGGTCAGCGCGCGTCTGAACACGCTGCTGTCGAATGAAAAATACCTCGCCAACGATCCCACGGCACGTGTGTATTTCTTCGACGCCGCAGGCAAGCCATGGCCGGTCGGGCACACGCTGAAGAACCCCGAACTCGCCAAGGTGCTGACCGACATTTCAAAGAACGGCTCCAAGGCGCTGCTCGAAGGCGAAGTGGCCAAGGCCATCGTCGACAAGGTCAACAGCCACCCGACCAATCCGGGCCAGATGACGCTGGCCGACCTTGCCGCCTACCAGCCCAAAAAGCGCGAAGCCTTCTGCACCGACTACCAGCTCGCCGCGCGCACCTATCGCATGTGCGGCTTCCCGCCACCGAGTTCCGGCGCCATCGCCATCGCGCAGATTCTCGGCATCCTCAAGAACACCAATGCCACCTCCATGCCGCTCGGTGACGGGCTCACCGGCCCCGGCGATCCGCTCGGCCCACTGCCCAGCGCCGACTGGCTGTATCTCTACAACGAAGCCGCGCGACTGGCCTTTGCCGACCGCGCCCAGTACGTGGCCGACCCCGACTTCGTGCAGCCACCTGCAGGCAACTGGAAGAGCCTCGTCGATCCGGCCTACCTTGCCAGCCGCGCCAAGCTCATCGGCGACAAGAGCATGAACGTCGCGCAGCCCGGCAAGCCCGGTGAGGTCAAGACCAGCTACGCGCCCATGCCCGACCAGATCGAGCATGGCACCAGCCACATCAGCGTGGTCGATGCACAAGGCAACGCGGTGGCGATGACCACCACCATCGAAGACCAGTTCGGCTCGCGCCAGATGGTCAAGGGCTTTCTGCTCAACAACGAGCTGACCGACTTCAGCTTTGCCCCCAAGGATGCGAACGGCGCACCGATTGCCAACCGCGTGCAACCTGGCAAGCGCCCACGCTCATCGATGGCACCCACGCTGGTCTTCGACAAAACCGACGACAAGCTGCTCATGAGCGGCGGCAGCCCCGGTGGCGCCATCATCATCCACTACACCGGCAAGCTGCTCTACGGCATCTTCAACTGGGGACTCACGCCACAGCAGGCCATCAACCTGCCCAACTTCGGCTCGCTCAACGGCCCGACCATGCTGGAAGAAAAGCGCTTCCCCGAATCCACCGTCTCCGCCCTGCGCGCACGCGGTGCGGAAGTGCGCGAGATGAACATGACCAGCGGCCTGCAAGCCATCACCCGCGCCGAAATCCACGGCCAGAAAATGTGGCTGGGCGGCGCCGATCCGCGCCGTGAGGGTGTGGTAATGGGGGATTGA
- a CDS encoding XdhC family protein — MENLDVMVLRQLRDWRQAGKRALLATVVRTWGSSPRPIGSIMALCEDGAVVGSVSGGCIEDDLIYRYTQAYASAAPAGSTTGHQAIPSGAPGFVKYGITADEAHRFGLPCGGTLELLLEYDPDMRQLTELVRLLESGQLVERVVQLSDGTVTLTTAAAPTELELTDKQLINTFGPEYRMLLIGAGQLTEYLATMALFNGFAVTVCDPREEYRGAWSVAAAKVVSDMPDDVVLAFKPDRRSCVVALTHDPKLDDLALLEALKTDAFYVGAIGSRRNNQARHERMIEYFDETEESLARLRGPIGIYIGSKTPAEIAVSVMAEILAVKNGVALPRDMEVANAKNERHLAAHDAPTPDSIVCGLKRMEQS; from the coding sequence ATGGAAAATCTCGATGTCATGGTCCTCAGACAACTGCGCGACTGGCGCCAGGCGGGCAAGCGCGCGCTGCTCGCCACCGTCGTGCGCACCTGGGGATCGTCGCCACGCCCCATCGGCTCCATCATGGCGCTGTGCGAAGACGGCGCGGTGGTCGGCTCGGTCTCGGGCGGCTGCATCGAGGACGATCTGATCTACCGCTACACACAGGCCTATGCGAGCGCGGCTCCGGCAGGCAGCACAACTGGCCATCAAGCCATCCCCAGCGGCGCGCCCGGCTTCGTGAAATACGGCATCACCGCCGATGAAGCCCATCGCTTTGGTCTGCCCTGCGGCGGCACGCTGGAACTGCTGCTCGAGTACGACCCCGATATGCGCCAGCTCACCGAACTCGTGCGCCTGCTCGAATCGGGCCAATTAGTCGAGCGCGTCGTGCAGCTCTCCGACGGCACCGTCACACTCACCACGGCGGCTGCGCCGACCGAGCTCGAACTGACCGACAAGCAGCTCATCAACACCTTCGGCCCCGAGTACCGCATGCTGCTGATCGGCGCAGGCCAGCTCACCGAGTACCTCGCGACCATGGCGCTGTTCAACGGCTTTGCGGTGACCGTGTGCGATCCGCGCGAGGAGTATCGCGGCGCATGGAGCGTGGCGGCAGCCAAGGTGGTGAGCGATATGCCCGACGATGTGGTGCTGGCCTTCAAGCCCGACCGCCGAAGCTGCGTCGTCGCGCTCACGCACGATCCCAAGCTCGACGATCTGGCGCTGCTCGAAGCGCTCAAGACCGATGCGTTCTACGTCGGTGCCATCGGCTCACGCCGCAACAATCAGGCGCGACATGAACGCATGATCGAATACTTCGACGAAACCGAGGAAAGCCTTGCGCGACTGCGCGGCCCCATCGGCATCTACATCGGCAGCAAGACGCCCGCAGAAATCGCGGTGAGCGTGATGGCCGAAATTCTCGCGGTGAAAAACGGCGTTGCCTTGCCGCGCGACATGGAAGTGGCCAACGCCAAGAACGAGCGCCATCTGGCCGCGCACGATGCGCCCACGCCCGACTCCATCGTCTGCGGCTTGAAGCGCATGGAGCAAAGCTGA
- a CDS encoding CoxG family protein has translation MDMQSSRQLAVTQQQAWDALNDPEVLKLCIPGCDRVEATGENQYAIGMALKIGPVSAKFSGQITLADIDPPKSYTIAFDGQGGAAGFGKGSAKVVLTPNDEGCELGYTVNAQVGGKVAQLGQRLIDGAAKSLAEDFFKRFDKEMQRRFGPAEDEAAPTEKTGMMSGLMKKIGLGKKDEAHESDSENKNA, from the coding sequence ATGGACATGCAATCAAGCCGCCAACTCGCCGTCACCCAGCAGCAGGCATGGGATGCGCTGAACGATCCCGAAGTGCTCAAGCTCTGCATTCCGGGTTGCGACCGCGTCGAGGCCACGGGCGAGAACCAGTACGCCATCGGCATGGCGCTCAAGATCGGGCCGGTGTCGGCCAAGTTCTCGGGGCAGATCACGCTCGCCGACATCGACCCGCCCAAGAGCTACACCATCGCCTTTGACGGCCAGGGCGGCGCGGCGGGCTTCGGCAAGGGCAGCGCCAAGGTGGTGCTCACGCCCAACGACGAAGGCTGCGAGCTGGGCTACACGGTGAACGCGCAAGTGGGCGGCAAGGTTGCGCAGCTCGGCCAACGGCTGATCGACGGCGCGGCCAAATCGCTCGCCGAAGATTTCTTCAAACGCTTCGACAAGGAAATGCAGCGCCGCTTCGGCCCCGCCGAAGACGAAGCCGCGCCCACCGAAAAGACCGGAATGATGAGCGGGCTGATGAAGAAAATCGGCCTTGGCAAGAAGGACGAAGCGCACGAATCCGACAGCGAGAACAAAAACGCCTGA
- a CDS encoding VWA domain-containing protein, producing MSTHASPLGDARHGKLPEQILAFGRALRRAGVPLDSARIGLACDAARLVGIEAKSDLQAALQTVFVSREQDRAVFTELFDAMFRNPDIANKLLAQMLPRAETRPEPTPRKPRVSEALAPPRPQSKAEPVKEDKLQFDAAMTASDMQRLKHADFNALSASEFKLVERLARDIALPVPSFATRRMQPGTRGHRPHWPGVMREAARTGGEILRLPRLQRQRRPLPLLVLVDVSGSMERYARLLLAFLHAATRDVNGHRVQRDVFAFGTGLTDLTPAFAMRDPDEMLHASNALINDFGGGTRLGESLTALRQHHARRLIGRRTLVLLISDGLDTGEPTQLAQELGWLQRHSRALLWLNPLLRYEGYAPLARGAAQLHAKADAMLAVHNLQSLQDLAGSLAKLLSQQRESSTAISTAPATLSN from the coding sequence ATGAGCACGCACGCCTCCCCGCTGGGTGATGCGCGCCACGGCAAACTGCCTGAGCAGATTCTGGCTTTCGGTCGCGCATTGCGCCGCGCAGGCGTGCCGCTCGACAGCGCGCGCATCGGCCTCGCCTGCGATGCCGCGCGGTTGGTGGGCATCGAAGCAAAGAGCGATCTGCAAGCCGCGCTGCAAACCGTTTTCGTCAGCCGCGAGCAGGACCGTGCCGTGTTCACCGAGCTGTTTGACGCGATGTTTCGCAACCCGGACATCGCCAACAAGCTGCTCGCGCAAATGCTGCCGCGCGCCGAGACGCGCCCCGAACCGACTCCGCGCAAACCGCGCGTAAGCGAAGCGCTTGCGCCGCCACGCCCGCAGTCCAAAGCCGAGCCCGTCAAAGAAGACAAGCTGCAGTTCGATGCCGCGATGACCGCCAGCGACATGCAGCGTTTGAAGCACGCCGATTTCAACGCACTCAGCGCCAGCGAATTCAAACTCGTCGAACGGCTCGCGCGCGACATCGCCCTGCCCGTTCCCAGCTTTGCCACGCGCCGCATGCAACCCGGCACACGCGGCCACCGACCGCATTGGCCCGGCGTGATGCGCGAAGCCGCTCGTACGGGCGGCGAGATCCTGCGCCTGCCGCGACTGCAGCGCCAGCGTCGGCCCTTGCCGCTATTGGTGCTGGTGGATGTGTCGGGTTCGATGGAGCGCTATGCGCGTCTGCTGCTGGCCTTTCTGCATGCCGCCACGCGCGATGTGAACGGCCACCGGGTTCAGCGCGATGTGTTTGCATTCGGCACAGGCCTGACCGATCTGACGCCCGCCTTTGCGATGCGCGACCCGGACGAGATGCTGCATGCCAGCAATGCGCTCATCAACGACTTTGGCGGTGGCACACGACTGGGTGAATCGCTGACTGCATTGCGCCAGCACCATGCACGCCGACTGATCGGCAGGCGCACGCTGGTGCTGCTGATCAGCGATGGCCTTGACACCGGCGAGCCCACGCAACTGGCGCAGGAGCTTGGCTGGCTCCAACGCCACAGCCGCGCGCTGTTGTGGCTCAACCCGTTGCTGCGTTATGAAGGTTACGCGCCGCTTGCGCGCGGTGCCGCGCAACTGCACGCCAAGGCCGATGCCATGCTGGCCGTGCACAACCTGCAGAGTCTTCAGGATCTGGCGGGAAGTCTGGCCAAACTGCTTTCGCAACAACGCGAATCATCAACCGCCATCTCCACTGCACCCGCCACATTGTCGAATTGA
- a CDS encoding MoxR family ATPase has product MSEAHTTASTAFFDSIDGVVQALANAGYFADRQLATAVFLAIKLQRPLLLEGEPGVGKTELAKALAKALQRELIRLQCYDGMELRDALYEWNYAAQMLHMRAAESLHAGSEGVHELEREIYQQRYLIRRPLLQALQAPLPGAVLLIDEVDRADEPFEAFLLEYLGEYQVTIPELGTIRAASTPLTILTSNRTRELNDAVKRRCLYHWLDYPDRERELEILRALVPQASAALTEQVAQFVNRLRSQPFSSAFQRTPAIAESVEWAKALVALDTLTLDPEIVTSTAGILFKQRDDVAALTRELAAELLAPEQASP; this is encoded by the coding sequence ATGAGCGAAGCACACACCACGGCATCGACTGCTTTTTTTGATTCCATCGACGGCGTGGTGCAAGCACTGGCGAACGCGGGTTATTTTGCGGACCGGCAACTCGCGACCGCCGTGTTTCTGGCCATCAAACTGCAGCGACCCTTGTTGCTCGAAGGCGAGCCGGGCGTGGGCAAGACGGAGCTGGCAAAGGCACTTGCCAAAGCGTTGCAACGCGAGCTGATCCGCCTGCAATGCTACGACGGCATGGAACTGCGCGATGCGCTCTATGAATGGAACTACGCCGCGCAGATGCTGCACATGCGCGCGGCGGAAAGCCTGCATGCGGGCAGCGAAGGCGTGCACGAACTCGAACGCGAAATCTACCAGCAGCGTTATCTGATCCGCCGCCCCTTGCTGCAGGCATTGCAAGCGCCGCTGCCTGGCGCGGTGCTGCTCATCGACGAGGTGGATCGTGCGGACGAGCCGTTCGAAGCGTTTCTGCTCGAATATCTGGGTGAGTACCAGGTCACGATTCCCGAACTCGGCACGATTCGCGCGGCCAGCACGCCGCTCACGATTCTCACCAGCAACCGCACGCGCGAGTTGAACGATGCCGTCAAGCGCCGCTGCCTCTATCACTGGCTCGACTATCCCGACCGCGAACGTGAACTGGAAATCCTGCGCGCACTGGTGCCACAGGCCAGCGCGGCACTGACCGAACAGGTCGCGCAGTTCGTCAATCGCCTGCGCAGCCAGCCGTTTTCCAGCGCCTTCCAACGCACGCCCGCCATTGCCGAAAGCGTGGAATGGGCCAAGGCGCTGGTGGCGCTCGACACGCTCACGCTCGACCCCGAAATCGTCACCAGCACCGCAGGCATTCTGTTCAAGCAACGTGACGATGTGGCCGCGCTTACGCGCGAGCTGGCGGCCGAATTGCTTGCCCCCGAACAGGCGTCGCCATGA
- a CDS encoding xanthine dehydrogenase family protein subunit M: MYAFDYQRPASLTDAAQLAASGAKLLAGGQTLLASMKLRLSSPETLADLGAITELSGIRRDGDHLVIGAMTRHAEVAASQDVLAAIPALADLAAHIGDRQVRAMGTLGGSVANNDPSACYPCAVLGLGATIVTTKRAMEADDFFQGMFTTALDEDELITAIRFPMAERAAYMKFKQPASRFALIGVFVAQTADGVRVAVTGGGNGVFRHEGLEAALNKDFSAASAASVKIDDSELSSDLHGSAAYRANLISVQTQRAVDKALGH; this comes from the coding sequence ATGTACGCATTCGACTACCAACGCCCCGCTTCACTGACCGACGCAGCCCAGCTCGCCGCCTCGGGTGCCAAACTGCTGGCCGGTGGCCAGACGCTGCTCGCCTCGATGAAGCTGCGCCTGTCCAGCCCCGAAACGCTGGCCGACCTCGGCGCGATCACGGAGTTGTCCGGCATTCGCAGAGACGGCGACCACCTCGTGATCGGCGCGATGACGCGGCACGCCGAAGTGGCTGCAAGCCAGGATGTGCTGGCTGCGATTCCCGCGCTCGCCGACCTGGCCGCCCACATCGGAGACCGCCAGGTGCGCGCCATGGGCACGCTGGGCGGATCGGTTGCCAACAACGATCCCTCTGCGTGCTACCCGTGCGCGGTGCTGGGGCTCGGCGCAACCATCGTCACCACCAAGCGCGCAATGGAAGCGGACGACTTTTTTCAGGGCATGTTCACGACCGCGCTGGACGAGGACGAGCTGATCACCGCCATCCGCTTTCCCATGGCCGAACGCGCGGCCTACATGAAGTTCAAGCAACCCGCGTCACGCTTCGCGTTGATCGGTGTGTTCGTCGCGCAAACGGCCGACGGCGTGCGCGTGGCGGTCACGGGTGGCGGCAACGGCGTGTTCCGCCATGAAGGGCTAGAAGCAGCGCTGAACAAGGACTTCTCTGCCGCCTCCGCCGCCAGCGTGAAGATCGACGACAGCGAGCTGAGCAGCGACCTGCACGGCTCCGCCGCCTACCGCGCCAACCTGATCAGCGTGCAGACGCAACGCGCGGTGGACAAGGCCCTTGGACATTGA
- a CDS encoding xanthine dehydrogenase family protein molybdopterin-binding subunit, which yields MGATDISKLPHIGEAVLRKEDYRFLTGAGQYTDDITMARQAHAVFVRSPHAHAHIKKVDGTIAESMPGVIKVFSGKDIDGKMGGLPCGWLITSSNGEPMKEPPHPILAIGKARYVGDHVAMVVAETLQQARDAAEAVYVEYEALDAVVHVSDAKKGPALHDVAPDNQCYHWELGDKSAVDAAFANAAHVTKLDLVNNRLVPNAMEPRAVSASYNRASDEYTLYVANQNPHVERLLLTAFVLNLPESRVRVIAPDVGGGFGSKIYLYAEDVALTWASKQLNRNIKWTSDRSEAFLSDAHGRDHVSHAEMAMDKDGKFIAMRVHTDANLGAYLSTFSTAIPTILYATLLAGQYTCPQIHVVVDSWFTNTTPVDAYRGAGRPEATYLLERLVSRCGWELGLSQAEIRRRNFITQFPYQTPVALQYDVGDYNACIDKAEKLADVAGFEARRKASEAKGLKRGIGYSSYIEACGLAPSNIAGALGARAGLFECGEVRVHPTGTVTVFTGSHSHGQGHETTFAQVVAGRLGIPVENVDVVHGDTGRVPFGMGTYGSRSISVGGAAIMKALDKIEAKAKKIAAHLMEASDADIDFSGGEFVVKGTDKKIPFAQIALTAYVPHNYPLATLEPGLNETAFYDPTNFTYPAGTYICEVEIDPQTGVVRIDRFSAVDDFGTIINPMIVEGQVHGGIVQGIGQALLENCVYDRETGQLITGSFMDYAMPRADDFPEFKLDTVCTPCTHNPLGTKGCGEAGAIGSPPAVINAVLDALHPLGVQDFDMPASPSRVWEAIQAAKA from the coding sequence ATGGGAGCCACCGACATCTCCAAGCTGCCGCACATCGGCGAGGCCGTTCTGCGCAAGGAGGACTACCGCTTTCTGACCGGCGCGGGTCAGTACACCGACGACATCACCATGGCGCGTCAGGCGCATGCAGTGTTCGTGCGCTCGCCGCATGCGCACGCCCATATCAAGAAGGTGGATGGCACGATTGCCGAGAGCATGCCCGGCGTGATCAAGGTGTTCTCGGGCAAGGACATCGACGGCAAGATGGGCGGCCTGCCCTGCGGCTGGCTGATCACCAGCAGCAACGGCGAGCCGATGAAGGAACCACCGCATCCGATTCTCGCCATCGGCAAGGCACGCTATGTGGGCGACCATGTGGCGATGGTCGTGGCCGAAACACTGCAGCAAGCGCGTGACGCGGCCGAAGCCGTGTACGTGGAATACGAAGCGCTGGACGCGGTCGTGCATGTCAGCGATGCGAAGAAAGGCCCTGCCCTGCACGACGTTGCGCCCGACAACCAGTGCTACCACTGGGAACTGGGGGACAAGTCCGCCGTGGATGCAGCCTTTGCGAATGCAGCGCATGTCACCAAGCTCGATCTGGTGAACAACCGCCTCGTGCCCAATGCGATGGAGCCGCGCGCGGTCAGTGCCTCGTACAACCGCGCGAGCGACGAATACACGCTCTATGTGGCCAACCAGAATCCGCATGTGGAGCGCCTGCTGCTCACCGCGTTCGTGCTGAATCTGCCCGAAAGCCGCGTGCGCGTGATCGCGCCCGATGTGGGCGGCGGCTTTGGCTCCAAGATCTATCTGTATGCCGAAGATGTGGCGCTGACCTGGGCGTCCAAGCAGCTCAACCGCAACATCAAATGGACCTCGGATCGCAGCGAGGCTTTCCTCTCGGATGCCCATGGTCGCGACCATGTGAGCCACGCTGAAATGGCGATGGACAAGGACGGCAAATTCATCGCCATGCGCGTGCATACCGACGCGAATCTGGGCGCTTACCTGTCCACGTTCTCGACCGCGATTCCGACGATTCTCTACGCCACGCTGCTGGCCGGGCAATACACCTGTCCGCAGATTCATGTGGTGGTCGACTCGTGGTTCACCAACACCACGCCGGTCGATGCGTATCGCGGCGCGGGTCGGCCGGAAGCCACTTATCTGCTGGAGCGCTTGGTGAGCCGATGCGGCTGGGAACTGGGCCTGTCGCAGGCCGAAATCCGCAGGCGCAACTTCATCACGCAGTTTCCGTATCAAACACCTGTGGCGTTGCAATACGACGTGGGCGACTACAACGCCTGCATCGACAAGGCCGAAAAACTGGCCGACGTGGCCGGCTTTGAAGCGCGCCGCAAAGCCAGCGAAGCCAAGGGCCTGAAGCGCGGCATCGGCTACTCCAGCTACATCGAAGCCTGCGGACTCGCGCCTTCCAACATCGCGGGCGCATTGGGCGCGCGTGCGGGCCTGTTCGAATGCGGCGAAGTGCGCGTGCATCCCACCGGCACGGTCACCGTGTTCACCGGATCGCACAGCCACGGACAGGGTCACGAAACCACCTTCGCGCAGGTCGTCGCGGGGCGTCTGGGCATTCCGGTCGAGAACGTGGACGTGGTGCATGGCGACACGGGCCGCGTGCCCTTCGGCATGGGAACGTATGGCTCGCGCTCGATCAGCGTGGGCGGCGCGGCCATCATGAAAGCGCTCGACAAGATCGAGGCCAAGGCCAAGAAAATCGCCGCGCACCTGATGGAAGCCAGCGATGCCGACATCGACTTCTCGGGAGGAGAGTTTGTGGTGAAGGGGACCGACAAAAAGATCCCCTTCGCCCAGATTGCACTCACGGCCTACGTGCCGCACAACTACCCGCTCGCCACGCTGGAGCCGGGCCTGAACGAGACCGCGTTCTACGACCCGACCAACTTCACCTACCCGGCAGGCACCTACATCTGCGAAGTGGAAATCGACCCGCAAACCGGCGTGGTGCGCATCGACCGCTTCTCTGCGGTGGACGACTTCGGCACCATCATCAACCCGATGATCGTGGAAGGCCAGGTGCATGGCGGCATCGTGCAGGGCATCGGCCAGGCGCTGCTGGAAAACTGCGTGTATGACCGCGAAACGGGCCAGCTCATCACCGGCAGCTTCATGGACTACGCCATGCCGCGCGCCGATGATTTCCCCGAGTTCAAGCTCGACACCGTGTGCACGCCCTGCACGCACAATCCGCTCGGCACCAAGGGCTGCGGCGAGGCCGGCGCGATCGGATCGCCGCCTGCCGTGATCAACGCCGTGCTCGACGCGCTGCATCCGCTCGGCGTGCAGGACTTCGACATGCCCGCATCGCCCTCGCGTGTGTGGGAAGCCATTCAAGCGGCCAAAGCCTAA
- a CDS encoding (2Fe-2S)-binding protein: protein MKVQFTVNGKAASVDVPPNTLLVQAIREHLMLTGTHVGCDTAQCGACTVHVNGKAIKSCNTLAVMHDGAQITTIEGMAAPDGTMHPMQAAFKQCHGLQCGFCTPGMVMSAVDLCRTHPNADEGEIRELLEGNLCRCTGYQNIVKAVVQGKKAMATGS from the coding sequence ATGAAAGTGCAATTCACGGTCAACGGCAAAGCTGCCAGCGTTGACGTCCCCCCCAACACCCTGCTGGTGCAGGCCATTCGCGAGCATCTGATGCTCACAGGCACACATGTGGGCTGCGACACCGCGCAATGCGGCGCCTGCACCGTGCATGTGAATGGCAAGGCGATCAAATCATGCAACACCCTGGCCGTCATGCACGATGGCGCACAGATCACCACGATTGAAGGCATGGCCGCACCGGACGGCACCATGCATCCGATGCAGGCGGCCTTCAAGCAGTGCCACGGTCTGCAATGCGGCTTCTGCACGCCGGGCATGGTGATGAGCGCGGTCGATCTGTGCCGCACCCACCCGAACGCGGACGAAGGCGAAATCCGCGAGCTGCTCGAAGGCAATCTGTGCCGCTGCACGGGTTATCAGAACATCGTCAAAGCTGTGGTCCAGGGCAAAAAAGCCATGGCGACCGGCTCCTGA